The genomic segment GCGCTGACCGTGCTGGTGTCGGCGTCGTTCGGGCTGGCCCTGAGCGTGGTACTGCCGCGCGAACTGGAGGGCACCCTGGTGCTGCTCGCGGTGGTGGGGCTGCAGATGATGCTCGACCCGGGCGATGCCTCGGCGCGGGCGCTGCCGTTCTGGTTCAGCCGGGAACTCGCCACCTACGCGGTCGACCACACCGGCGACGGGTACCTCGACCGCGGGTTGCTGCACGGGGTGCTCGCGGCGGCGGTACTCACGGCGCTGGTCGCGGTCGCCTTCCGGGTCCGGCAGGGCAGGCGGCCGCACCTGCGCTTCGAACCGATCCGCTGAGCGACGGGTGACGACGAAGCCCGCCCCGGCCGATGGCCGGGGCGGGCTTCGATCGCGCGACCGGGCAGGTGGTCAACGACCGCCCTGCTGGGTGTTGCCGTCGCCGAACAGCACGTCGTCCCAGCTGGGCAGCCGGGACCGGGCGCCGGTGGCGCCCTGCTCGTTGCGCCGGGGACGCAGCACCGCGAGCGACGGCACCGCCGGCAGCTCGCGCCCCTCCGCCTCGTCCTCGGTGAAGCCGGCGGTGCGGGTGTCGGTGGTGGAGCGGCGCGGCTCACCGAGGCCGGCGGGCCGGATCGGCTCGCTGCGCGCGGCCGGGCGGGCCGCCTCGGACTCGCCGGTGGGACGCAGCGGCTCGGCGTTGGGCCGCCGCTCACCGGACGGGCGCAGCGGCTCGGCGGCACGGCGCGGCGTCGCCTCGGTCGGCGCGGCGTCCGCGCTGCGCCGCTCCGGCGTCGGGAACAGCGGCTCGGCGGCCGGCCGGGCCGGTGCCGGCTCGGCCGGCCGGCTCGGCGTCGACAGCGGCCGGTCCAGCGTGGTCCGGGCGGTCTCGGGCAGCCGGCGCACCTCGCGCCGGGTGGTCTTGGTCGGCAGGCCGTGCCCGCCGCCCGGCTCCGGGCGCGTCTGCTCCGGCCGGGACCGCGTGGTGTCCGGCCGGGTCAGCGCGTGCCCGGAACGGGTCGCCGGCTCGGGCTCGGGCTCCTGGCCGAGCAGCGGCGCCGGCCGCTCGGCGGACAGGAACTGGGCCATGTCGTCGTCCGGTGTGACCACCTGGCGTGCCTTGTCCAGCGCCCACACCGCCTGCGCGGTGGCCTTGCCGGACGCCCAGCTGGCGGTGACCCGCCAGGTCCCGTCGTCTCGCCGGTACGCGTCCCAGGACACGCCCTCCGCGTCGACGCCGTGCTGGGTGAGCCGGGTGTCCACGATCTCGGCGAGGGTGGCACCGCGCTCGGAGGAGCGCAGCCGGGTGCGCCGGGCGTGCTGCGCCAGCATGGCGCGCTCCTGCAGCACCGGCCCCGCGTACCGGAGGACCCGGTCGACCGGGACGCCGGCGATCCGGGCGACCTCCTCGGCCGACTCACCGGACCGGATCCGGGACTGGATGTCGCGCGGCGACAGCGCCGCCTCGGCCGCGGCCGGATCGGTGGCGGCGCCGAACTGGTTTCGCGGGGTCGTCTGCTCGTGCCGGACCGCCGCACCGACCCGATCGTCGATCGGCAGTGTCAGCAGGCGTCCGACCTCGTCTGCGAGGACGAGAGCCTGACCGTCCTCGGAGAGGGCGACGAAGCGTACCGGCCGCATCGCTGTCCTCCGTCCCTCGACACCCCGTCACGTCACGGTACGCCGAACCCTAGCGGGTCGATGCCAGGCCACGCCGACTGTCACGGAGATAATCGTCGATCCGACACTCCCGGTACGGAGGGCATCGGTGCCGGTCAGCGCGCCGGACCGGGGTGCGACCCTCAGCCGAGCCGGGCCACGACGTGGTCGACGCAACGCGTCAGAGCAGCCACGTCGGCCGGCTCGATCGACGGGAACAACGCCACCCGCAGCTGGTTGCGGCCGAGCTTGCGGTACGGCTCGGTGTCGCGGATCCCGTTCGCCCGCAGCACCGCGGACACCGTCGGCGCGTCGATCCCGTCGGCCAGGTCGACGGTGCCGACCACGCTCGAACGCAGCGCCGGGTCGGTGACGAACGGCGTCGTGTAGTCGGTGCGTTCGGCCCAGTCGTAGAGGATCGCGGCCGACTCGGCGCAGCGCCGGACCGACCAGTCCAGCCCGCCCTGGTCGAGGATCCAGTCGACCTGCTCCGCGGCCAGCAGGATCGTGCCGAGCGACGGCGTGTTGTACGTCTGGTCCTTGCGCGAGTTCTCGATCGCCACCGTCAGGTCGAGGAACGCCGGGACGTACCGGCCGGTGGCGCGGACCTGCGCGGCCCGCTCCAGCGCCGCCGGGGACAGGATCGCGAGCCACAGCCCGCCCTCCGAGCCCAGGCACTTCTGCGGGGCGAAGTAGTAGCAGTCGGTCTCCGCCAGGTCGACCGGCAGCCCGCCGGCCCCGCTCGTCGCGTCGTGCAGCATCAGCCCACCGCCGACCCGCCGGACCGGGACCGCGGCGCCGGTGGACGTCTCGTTCTGCGGCGTGCCGTACACGTCGACGCCGTCCTCGGGCGTCAAACCGATCGCCGAGCCGGCCGGAGCGGACCGAACCGACGGGTCGGCGAGGAACGGTGCCGCGGTCATCGCGTCGACGAGCTTCTGCCCGAACTCGCCGAAGCTGGCCAGCTGCGCCCGCTCGCGGACCAGCCCGAACGTGGCGACCTCCCAGAACGCGGTGGTACCGCCGTTGCCGAGCACCACCTCGTACCCGTCGGGGGCGTCGAACAGCTGCGCGATGCCGCGGCGCAGCCGCGCCACCTGGTCACGGACGGTGCGCTGGCGGTGCGAGGTACCGAGGTAGTCGCCGGCGACCGCGGACAGCGCGGCGACCTGCGCCGGCCGGATCTTGCTCGGGCCGCAGTTGAACCGGCCGTCGGCGGGCAGCAGCTCGGCCGGTATCCGAATGTCGGGCAGACCCACGGCACGCTCCCTGGTCGGCGGGCTTGTCACGGCGACGCTGCCAGCCACCATCCTGCCAACCGGGCGGCCGGCGCCGGTCAGAGGGTGTGCACCGTCGGATAGCCGGGGATGTCGGCGGGCCGGCGCGGTGGCGGGCCGACGTAGCGGGCGGACGGGCGGACCAGCCGCCCCAGCTTCTTCTGCTCCAGGATGTGCGCCGACCAGCCGCCGACCCGGGCGCAGGTGAACATCGAGGTGAACATCTCGGCCGGTACCTCGGCGAAGTCCAGCACCACCGCGGACCAGAACTCGACGTTGGTGGCGAGTACCCGGTCCGGCTTGCGGGCGGCCAGCTCGGCCAGCGCCGCCCGCTCCAGCGCCGCCGCCACCTCGTACCGGGGTGCGTCGAGTTCCCGCGCGACCCGGCGCAGCGCAGCCGCCCGCGGGTCCTCCGCCCGGTACACCCGGTGCCCGAACCCCATCAGCCGCTCGCCGCGGTCGAGCACGCCCCGCACGTACGACTCGGCGTCACCGGTGCGCTCCACCTCCTCGATCATGTGCAGCACCCGGCTCGGCGCGCCGCCGTGCAGCGGCCCGGACAGGGCACCGATCGCGCCGGACATCGCCGCCGCCACGTCCGCGCCGGTCGAGGCGATCACCCGGGCGGTGAACGTGGACGCGTTCAGGCCGTGCTCGGCGGCGGAGGTGAAGTACGCGTCGACCGCCGTGACGTGCCGCGGGTCCAGCTCGCCGCGCCACCGGATCATGAACCGCTCGACGATGGTGCCCGCCCGGTCGATGATCTTCTGCGGTACCGCCGGCAGCCCGACGCCGCGGGCCGACTGCGCGATGAACGACAGCGCCGTCACCGACACCCGGGCCAGGTCGCTGCGGGCCCGGTCGTCGTCGATGTCGAGCAGCTGGCCGAGACCCCAGTGCGGGGCCAGCTGCGCCACCGCACTCTGCACGTCGACCCGCACGTCACCGGTGTGCACCGGCACCGGGAACGGCTCCGCCGGCGGCAGCCCGTGCCCGAACTCGCCGTCCACCAGCAGCCCCCACACGTCCCCGTACGAGACGCGGCCGATCAGGTCCTCGATGTCGACGCCGCGGTACCGCAGCGAACCGCCGGCCCGGTCGGGCTCGCTGATCTCGGTCTCGAAGGCGACCACGCCCTCCAGCCCCGGTGTGAAGTCGGCCATCCCGCAGTCTCCAGATCTCGTCGTCTCGCCACCGATGTCGGGTGTTCCTACCGGGTCAACCTGTCAGCCAGCGGCGAACGCTGCCCGCTGTGTCGCATTCGACACCTGGACCGGTCGGGACGCGGGAGAAGATGTGCTGGTGCCCGACACGCCAGCGCCGATCGACTCCGCCCGCCTCGCCACGATGCGTGCGGAGTATGCCAGCGTCGGTATTGCGCCGGGGGACCTCGCCGCAGACTGGCACACGCAGCTGGGCCGGTGGCTCGCCGACGCCACCGTCGCCGGGCTGCCCGAGCCGAACGCGATGGTGCTGGCCACCGTCGACGGCGCCGGCCGGCCGGCCAGCCGCACCGTGCTGCTCAAGGGGTACGACGCGGCCGGGCTGGTGTTCTACACCAACTACGCGTCGGCGAAGGGGGAGCAGCTCGCGGCCCACCCGTACGGCTCGGTCACGTTCCCCTGGTACGGGTTGCACCGGCAGGTGCACGCCCGCGGCGCGGTGACCCGGGTCGGCCCGGAGGAGTCGGACGTGTACTTCGCGTCCCGGCCGCGCGGGTCCCAGCTCGGCGCCTGGTCCAGCCCGCAGTCGCAGGTGATCGACTCCCGGGAGGTGCTGGACGCCGCGTTCGCCTCGTACGACGCGCGGTGGCCGGAGGGCACCCCGGTACCCCGGCCGCCGCACTGGGGCGGCTTCCGGCTGGTGCCCGAGACGGTGGAGTTCTGGCAGGGCCGGGAGAACCGGGTGCACGACCGGCTGCGGTACCGGCGGGACGGGGCGGCGTGGCGGCTGGAGCGCCTCGCCCCGTGACCGGCACACCCGCCTCGGACACCGAACCGTCCGATACCGGTACCGCCGTGCGCCGCGGGCTGCTCGGCCGCGTCGCCGTGGACACCCGGCCGCTGCGCCACCCGGCGTACCGGCGGATGTGGATCGGCAACGGCGTCTCGTTCATCGGCTTCCAGGTCACCTCGGTGGCGGTACCGGTGCAGATGGATGCGATCACCCACCAG from the Actinocatenispora thailandica genome contains:
- the sepH gene encoding septation protein SepH, giving the protein MRPVRFVALSEDGQALVLADEVGRLLTLPIDDRVGAAVRHEQTTPRNQFGAATDPAAAEAALSPRDIQSRIRSGESAEEVARIAGVPVDRVLRYAGPVLQERAMLAQHARRTRLRSSERGATLAEIVDTRLTQHGVDAEGVSWDAYRRDDGTWRVTASWASGKATAQAVWALDKARQVVTPDDDMAQFLSAERPAPLLGQEPEPEPATRSGHALTRPDTTRSRPEQTRPEPGGGHGLPTKTTRREVRRLPETARTTLDRPLSTPSRPAEPAPARPAAEPLFPTPERRSADAAPTEATPRRAAEPLRPSGERRPNAEPLRPTGESEAARPAARSEPIRPAGLGEPRRSTTDTRTAGFTEDEAEGRELPAVPSLAVLRPRRNEQGATGARSRLPSWDDVLFGDGNTQQGGR
- the serC gene encoding phosphoserine transaminase, encoding MGLPDIRIPAELLPADGRFNCGPSKIRPAQVAALSAVAGDYLGTSHRQRTVRDQVARLRRGIAQLFDAPDGYEVVLGNGGTTAFWEVATFGLVRERAQLASFGEFGQKLVDAMTAAPFLADPSVRSAPAGSAIGLTPEDGVDVYGTPQNETSTGAAVPVRRVGGGLMLHDATSGAGGLPVDLAETDCYYFAPQKCLGSEGGLWLAILSPAALERAAQVRATGRYVPAFLDLTVAIENSRKDQTYNTPSLGTILLAAEQVDWILDQGGLDWSVRRCAESAAILYDWAERTDYTTPFVTDPALRSSVVGTVDLADGIDAPTVSAVLRANGIRDTEPYRKLGRNQLRVALFPSIEPADVAALTRCVDHVVARLG
- a CDS encoding citrate synthase 2; this translates as MADFTPGLEGVVAFETEISEPDRAGGSLRYRGVDIEDLIGRVSYGDVWGLLVDGEFGHGLPPAEPFPVPVHTGDVRVDVQSAVAQLAPHWGLGQLLDIDDDRARSDLARVSVTALSFIAQSARGVGLPAVPQKIIDRAGTIVERFMIRWRGELDPRHVTAVDAYFTSAAEHGLNASTFTARVIASTGADVAAAMSGAIGALSGPLHGGAPSRVLHMIEEVERTGDAESYVRGVLDRGERLMGFGHRVYRAEDPRAAALRRVARELDAPRYEVAAALERAALAELAARKPDRVLATNVEFWSAVVLDFAEVPAEMFTSMFTCARVGGWSAHILEQKKLGRLVRPSARYVGPPPRRPADIPGYPTVHTL
- the pdxH gene encoding pyridoxamine 5'-phosphate oxidase, with amino-acid sequence MRAEYASVGIAPGDLAADWHTQLGRWLADATVAGLPEPNAMVLATVDGAGRPASRTVLLKGYDAAGLVFYTNYASAKGEQLAAHPYGSVTFPWYGLHRQVHARGAVTRVGPEESDVYFASRPRGSQLGAWSSPQSQVIDSREVLDAAFASYDARWPEGTPVPRPPHWGGFRLVPETVEFWQGRENRVHDRLRYRRDGAAWRLERLAP